A section of the Trachemys scripta elegans isolate TJP31775 chromosome 10, CAS_Tse_1.0, whole genome shotgun sequence genome encodes:
- the PDIA2 gene encoding protein disulfide-isomerase A2 produces MGCSKSQLLVVLLLSLAWLVPAWGEDKEAQVEEGVVEEEEEDVVSDLLLEEEGVLVLHQHNFERALREHRLLLVEFYAPWCGHCQALAPEFTRAAGILKNDSVGLRLAKVDAMEETDLSAEFGVTGYPVLKLFRDGNRTHPIDFTGQRDAEGIVRWMRRKAGPSTELLQDEASAQEFIASQDVVVVGFFKDLQGKAAQGFYEVASDAVDVTFGVSNRTELFQKYSVIPDTVCLFKKFDEKRADFPLDAELGLNKEELSRFIGLHSLELVTEFTSQNSPKIFGAKILNHLLLFINKTLEPHLEILGSFRAAAPPFRGQVLFVLIDVNGEGAQVLQYFGLKSHEAPTMRFINIETNKKYRMATDEFATQAVGSFAQAVLDGKVQPHLMSEEVPEDWDKHPVKVLVGKNFEQVAYDETKNVFVKFYAPWCTHCKEMAPVWEELGEKYKDHENIIIAKLDATANEIVNLTIRGYPSLHYFPAGPDRKMIEYKSARDLETFSKFLENGGMLPAEDTQPVVPESPEEPKDTNGTRPVDAPESRDEL; encoded by the exons ATGGGCTGCTCCAAGTCCCAGCTGCTCGTAGTCCTGCTGCTGTCGCTGGCCTGGCTGGTACCCGCTTGGGGAGAAGACAAGGAAGCCCAGGTCGAGgaaggggtggtggaggaggaagaggaggacgtCGTCTCTGATTTGCTCCTGGAGGAAGAGGGTGTCTTGGTGCTCCATCAGCACAACTTTGAGCGAGCCCTGCGTGAGCACCGCCTGCTGTTGGTGGAGTTCT ATGCCCCCTGGTGCGGGCACTGCCAAGCCCTGGCCCCCGAGTTCACGCGTGCCGCTGGCATCCTGAAGAATGACTCCGTGGGCCTGCGGCTGGCCAAGGTGGATGCGATGGAGGAGACGGACCTGAGTGCTGAGTTTGGCGTCACAGGGTACCCAGTGCTGAAGCTCTTCCGAGACGGGAATCGCACACACCCCATAGATTTCACAG GGCAGCGGGACGCTGAGGGCATTGTGCGGTGGATGCGGCGGAAGGCTGGCCCCAGCACGGAGCTGCTGCAAGATGAGGCCAGTGCCCAGGAGTTCATCGCCTCCCAGGATGTCGTCGTCGTCGGGTTCTTCAAG GACCTGCAGGGCAAAGCTGCGCAGGGCTTTTATGAAGTTGCCAGTGATGCTGTGGACGTGACCTTCGGGGTCTCCAACAGGACGGAGCTCTTCCAGAAATATAGCGTCATCCCCGACACCGTTTGCCTCTTCAAGAAG TTTGATGAGAAGCGGGCGGATTTCCCGCTGGACGCGGAGCTGGGCCTGAACAAGGAGGAGCTCTCCCGCTTCATTGGCCTGCACAGCCTGGAGCTGGTGACGGAGTTCACCAGTCAG AACTCACCAAAGATATTCGGGGCAAAAATCCTCAACCACCTGCTGCTGTTTATTAACAAGACCCTGGAGCCCCACCTGGAGATCCTGGGCAGCTTCCGGGCTGCTGCACCCCCGTTCAGGGGCCAG GTTCTCTTTGTGCTTATCGACGTGAACGGGGAAGGCGCCCAAGTGCTGCAGTACTTTGGCCTCAAGAGCCACGAGGCCCCCACCATGCGCTTCATCAACATCGAGACCAACAAGAAGTACCGCATGGCCACGGACGAGTTCGCCACCCAGGCTGTGGGCTCCTTTGCCCAGGCTGTGCTTGACGGCAAGGTCCAG CCCCATCTCATGAGCGAGGAGGTCCCCGAGGACTGGGATAAGCATCCAGTTAAAGTCCTCGTGGGCAAGAACTTTGAGCAAGTGGCTTACGATGAGACCAAGAATGTTTTTGTGAAGTTCT ATGCCCCCTGGTGCACACATTGCAAGGAGATGGCACCTGTCTGGGAGGAGCTGGGTGAGAAGTATAAAGATCATGAGAATATCATCATCGCCAAGTTGGATGCAACAGCCAATGAGATCGTGAATCTCACCATCCGTGGCTACCCTTCGCTGCACTATTTCCCTGCTGGGCCAGACAGGAAG ATGATTGAGTACAAGAGTGCCAGAGACCTGGAGACCTTCTCCAAGTTCCTGGAGAACGGCGGGATGCTGCCTGCGGAGGACACACAGCCTGTG GTTCCTGAGAGCCCAGAAGAGCCCAAGGACACAAATGGGACACGCCCGGTGGATGCCCCTGAAAGCAGAGACGAGTTAtga